The Microplitis demolitor isolate Queensland-Clemson2020A chromosome 8, iyMicDemo2.1a, whole genome shotgun sequence genome has a segment encoding these proteins:
- the LOC103572426 gene encoding uncharacterized protein LOC103572426, with protein MNLRGSLFIWMIAGFIVISLTTDSSLADVADENKNEQREELLGVVRTASSSTTERNLGVGRESGADYGEEDGEDEDTEDVEPEGPEKKVSKEKDHVDEYEEELRSIAESHEAMSRDERSNSSDSLSNSETSVSSPSETLGTRNFDSYEKNIEESSDESMTSNEAISGEVSGPIAQELLKFKRQTSGKIKRVPTVKKELSSQIRLQSNDTNEDAVKGSVSQLLGKKLTASREKIDNDLLDDDGINAGESYLERRSLDGEREAVDEEEYMDLDAPTEILGKLDKRQQSDLKDLETYLEPATHTSELEKLRKLEELRAEEYILAENLMELLVKLAENPKRWERTHKLLRDMENDLELWRASDSSKRGYDFRQTLSLSTDSPLIEKLKPETEKPKKKKKKKKKPRYHQLSTEMPSTSTTPTTVTPSTTTTTTKKPTPALTPTPTSTEATRWRIFPDLFGSPIRSSQSGLHKEPSNLAKIHYAVSGKYQKPSLSSNNRDDNTAGGYLNDAVPGILDSSHGMSVSASGKYPLSRKFHFGKINTHEKDSPLNQHDSEPSIYQADSEATMGSSSPRLLDYQMGGRGAYHEQPSRARASDRFDRYRPPYVVSERVRNQALEDYQDTLGYPSNEFSRHQGPYGKSWKYSKYNLSPPVDPYYEDERSNWATRYRAWQTFWRPIFEIEDEDEAKRRMLFGKFPSSSSSSSASWSPDKSMQIPPWRSIDDSPRSKGYNRELAVGDKNKNHSEFNEAFKSSKQTADENVALPKITMKTWNSLTSDPATWPFKLSDAKPWPKDKNGKSYNPNADLVRKLGLDKQEKLLDKDDDKKSTGDQIKNTSNNIKDKIPSNSNPWTSDRKMWPMKMSPKIQSVGAWVMPADEATWTSYNQQQQQQQQSLQHPGTSRWSERPSKANWQSKLTNWNVEFAKQPSHSGADSAGGASATWPPKWKQFSYHKVNSAPISKSGSTPEEPGPRSRNAFIAVSAVSPSKYPGNEWRKNDIEENFVDNPIRTGVIDRDDPTSQLLHSHWQHQQTQVGKPERRNQTDPLEYQLEELRQNNIEKRSAPTQATSTTQNTSPRPSAVEKPTKVTQKLEKFPSKPIKE; from the exons ttgCAGATGAGAATAAAAACGAGCAGAGAGAAGAATTGTTGGGAGTTGTAAGG ACTGCGTCGTCCTCGACAACGGAAAGAAATTTAGGAGTTGGGAGAGAATCTGGCGCAGATTACGGGGAGGAAGATGGAGAAGATGAGGACACGGAGGATGTGGAGCCGGAGGGACCGGAAAAAAAAGTGAGCAAAGAAAAAGATCACGTGGACGAATACGAGGAGGAATTACGGAGCATAGCTGAGTCACATGAAGCCATGTCCAGAGACGAGCGGAGCAATTCCTCTGACAGTCTAAGTAATTCCGAGACGAGTGTGTCGTCTCCCAGCGAGACACTAGGCACCAGAAACTTCGACTCGTATGAGAAAAACATTGAAGAGAGTTCTGATGAGAGTATGACCTCCAACGAGGCAATCAGCGGCGAAGTTTCTGGACCCATCGCCCAG GAGCTTTTGAAGTTCAAACGCCAGACGAGTGGAAAAATTAAACGCGTACCGACCGTAAAAAAGGAATTGAGTTCACAGATACGGCTCCAAAGTAACGACACTAATGAGGATGCGGTCAAAGGGTCTGTGAGTCAACTTTTGGGTAAAAAACTAACGGCGAGTCGTGAAAAAATTGACAACGACTTG TTGGATGACGATGGGATTAATGCCGGGGAATCGTACCTCGAGAGGAGGTCTCTGGATGGCGAAAGGGAGGCCGTAGACGAGGAGGAATATATGGATTTAGATGCGCCGACGGAAATCCTTGGAAAACTCGACAAGAGACAGCAATCCGATCTCAAGGATCTCGAGACTTATCTTGAACCGGCTACGCACACCTCCGAGTTAGAGAAGCTGAGAAAACTTGAGGAACTTCGA GCGGAGGAGTATATTCTGGCTGAAAACTTAATGGAGTTATTGGTGAAGCTCGCCGAGAATCCTAAGCGATGGGAGCGGACTCACAAATTGCTGA GAGACATGGAGAACGACCTGGAGCTCTGGAGGGCCTCGGATTCGAGTAAACGCGGCTACGACTTTCGTCAAACACTCAGCCTGTCGACTGACTCCCCGCTGATAGAAAAGCTCAAGCCAGAAACGGAAAagccaaagaaaaaaaagaagaaaaagaagaagccACGATATCATCAACTGTCTACAGAGATGCCATCAACTTCTACTACTCCAACAACAGTTACCCCTTCTACGACAACGACAACAACTAAAAAACCGACACCAGCACTGACACCCACCCCAACATCGACAGAAGCAACACGATGGCGTATCTTTCCGGATTTATTTGGATCCCCGATTCGTAGCTCACAGTCTGGCCTGCACAAAGAGCCTTCTAATTTGGCCAAGATCCATTACGCTGTATCGGGAAAGTACCAGAAGCCTTCATTGTCCTCTAATAATCGGGACGATAACACTGCCGGTGGATATCTGAACGATGCAGTACCAGGGATATTGGATTCCAGTCATGGCATGAGTGTGAGTGCCAGTGGCAAGTATCCGCTGTCAAGGAAATTCCACTTTGGTAAGATAAACACTCATGAGAAGGACTCACCGCTGAATCAACATGACTCAGAGCCGTCGATTTACCAGGCTGATAGTGAAGCAACGATGGGTTCGAGCAGCCCGCGGCTTCTTGATTACCAGATGGGGGGACGAGGGGCATACCATGAGCAGCCGTCAAGAGCTCGTGCTAGCGACAGGTTCGATCGATACAGGCCGCCGTATGTTGTCAGCGAACGTGTGAGGAATCAAGCATTGGAGGATTATCAAGACACGCTGGGCTATCCGAGTAACGAATTTTCACGTCATCAAGGCCCCTACGGCAAATCCTGGAAGTACTCAAAGTACAATTTGAGCCCGCCTGTCGACCCTTACTACGAAGATGAGAGGAGTAACTGGGCCACGAGGTATCGTGCTTGGCAAACTTTCTGGAGACCGATATTTGAAATAGAAGATGAGGATGAGGCTAAAAGAAGGATGCTCTTTGGAAAGTTTCCTTCTTCTTCGTCTTCCTCTTCCGCGTCTTGGTCTCCCGATAAGAGTATGCAAATTCCGCCGTGGCGTTCAATAGATGACTCGCCAAGATCAAAAGGGTACAATCGGGAACTAGCAGTCGgagataaaaacaaaaatcattcaGAGTTTAATGAAGCATTCAAGTCTTCTAAGCAAACCGCGGATGAGAATGTCGCCTTACCAAAGATAACCATGAAAACTTGGAATAGTTTGACGTCCGATCCGGCAACTTGGCCATTTAAACTCTCCGACGCCAAACCCTGGCCGAAAGATAAAAACGGAAAGTCATATAATCCGAACGCGGATCTTGTGAGAAAACTCGGTCTAGACAAGCAAGAGAAATTGCTAGATAAAGACGACGATAAAAAGTCTACAGgcgatcaaattaaaaatacaagtaATAATATCAAAGATAAAATACCGAGTAATTCGAATCCATGGACCAGTGACAGGAAAATGTGGCCAATGAAAATGTCGCCGAAGATTCAGTCCGTGGGGGCCTGGGTCATGCCAGCTGACGAAGCCACTTGGACGTCTTACAatcaacagcagcaacagcagcagcagtcaCTTCAGCATCCCGGAACGTCTAGATGGTCAGAGAGACCCAGCAAAGCCAATTGGCAGAGTAAATTAACAAACTGGAACGTCGAATTTGCCAAGCAGCCGAGTCACTCGGGTGCTGATAGTGCTGGTGGTGCCAGTGCTACATGGCCACCAAAGTGGAAGCAATTTTCCTACCACAAGGTTAATTCTGCGCCAATTAGTAAGTCTGGTTCGACTCCCGAGGAACCCGGGCCGCGAAGCAGGAACGCATTTATTGCCGTCTCGGCAGTGTCGCCCTCAAAATATCCAGGCAACGAGTGGAGGAAAAACGATATTGAGGAAAATTTCGTGGATAATCCGATAAGGACAGGCGTTATTGATCGCGATGACCCAACCAGTCAATTACTTCACAGCCACTGGCAACATCAGCAGACACAAGTGGGCAAACCCGAGAGGAGAAATCAAACAGACCCACTGGAATATCAACTCGAGGAACTTCGACAAAATAATATAGAG AAACGCAGCGCACCTACGCAGGCCACGTCCACTACTCAGAACACCTCGCCAAGACCGAGCGCCGTCGAAAAACCAACGAAAGTCACTCAGAAGCTCGAAAAGTTCCCATCGAAACCAATAAAAGagtag